A region of Streptobacillus felis DNA encodes the following proteins:
- a CDS encoding methyltransferase: MEHYLESVDLRLKYENGALNITTDALDLVEFIKCNLGDEKGPMLDIGAGIGTLTFLMYRHENFTEFHAVELQKEVFKILEENVKLNDIDIKLYNIDIKEFEYTNKFKYIISNPPFYKVNSGFMPKDEILKISKFEINLNLSDLLDTTYRLLEDEGYFFLILPIERDKELRSDKRYVVDNFKEIFRGKKTFVTYLLRKRKND, translated from the coding sequence ATGGAACATTATTTAGAAAGTGTAGATTTGAGACTTAAGTATGAAAATGGTGCTTTGAATATTACAACTGATGCATTAGATTTAGTAGAGTTTATAAAATGTAATTTAGGTGATGAAAAAGGGCCTATGTTAGATATAGGAGCAGGTATAGGAACTTTAACATTTTTGATGTATAGACATGAAAATTTTACTGAATTTCATGCTGTAGAATTGCAAAAAGAAGTATTTAAAATTCTAGAGGAAAATGTAAAATTAAATGATATAGATATTAAGTTATATAATATTGATATTAAGGAATTTGAATATACGAATAAATTTAAATATATTATTTCTAATCCACCTTTCTATAAAGTAAACAGTGGATTTATGCCTAAAGATGAAATATTAAAAATATCTAAATTTGAAATAAATTTAAATCTTTCTGATTTACTTGATACTACATATAGATTATTAGAAGATGAAGGATATTTCTTTTTAATACTTCCTATAGAAAGAGATAAGGAACTAAGAAGTGATAAACGATACGTAGTAGATAATTTTAAAGAAATATTTAGAGGTAAAAAAACTTTTGTAACTTATCTGTTAAGAAAGAGGAAAAATGATTAA
- the ricT gene encoding PSP1 family protein, with the protein MNIVNIRFRKTKKVYPFFIENVDEYKKGDYVIVETIRGDQIGVVLGENKLNNVNLESEEDDIKIRKVKRKLTEEEVSELEILDEKAKEAYFICKKIVKRVLPEMNLVIGEYMFGGEKLIFYFTAEGRLDFRELVKEVNKTFNRRVEFYQIKYNDEGRILNSFGKYGREIFW; encoded by the coding sequence ATGAATATAGTAAACATAAGGTTTAGAAAAACAAAAAAAGTATATCCTTTCTTTATTGAAAATGTTGACGAGTATAAGAAGGGTGATTATGTTATAGTGGAAACTATTAGAGGAGATCAAATAGGAGTAGTACTAGGAGAAAATAAGCTTAATAATGTAAATTTAGAATCAGAAGAAGATGATATTAAGATTAGAAAAGTAAAAAGAAAATTAACGGAAGAAGAAGTTAGTGAATTAGAAATACTTGATGAAAAAGCTAAAGAAGCATATTTTATATGTAAAAAAATAGTTAAAAGAGTTCTGCCGGAAATGAACTTAGTAATAGGTGAATACATGTTTGGTGGAGAAAAATTAATATTTTACTTTACAGCAGAAGGAAGACTTGATTTTAGAGAATTAGTAAAAGAGGTAAATAAAACTTTTAATAGAAGAGTTGAATTTTATCAAATAAAATATAATGATGAAGGTAGAATATTAAACTCATTTGGTAAGTACGGAAGGGAAATTTTTTGGTAA
- a CDS encoding JAB domain-containing protein produces MSEIELLEKIIAFVDKKKNAKIQANEIIEKYGKLSNVLREDILVLEGLNLFSKKTLKLLEILNLTYRHVFFSDCFEEEKKISCFEDLINYLKFEYIDMEREVFKVLYFNSKNILIKDENIFLGTVDRSVVHVREILKNILKYNAKSIIVVHNHPSGVVNPSLDDFELTKKLLDILNFVDVRLSDHIIISNKGYYSFLENNKI; encoded by the coding sequence ATGAGTGAAATAGAATTACTTGAAAAAATTATAGCATTTGTTGATAAAAAGAAAAATGCTAAAATTCAAGCTAATGAAATAATAGAAAAATATGGGAAACTTTCTAATGTTTTAAGAGAGGATATTTTAGTTTTAGAAGGTTTGAATTTATTTTCCAAAAAAACTTTAAAGTTATTGGAAATATTAAATTTAACATATAGACATGTTTTTTTTAGTGATTGTTTTGAAGAAGAAAAGAAAATAAGTTGTTTTGAAGATTTAATTAATTATTTGAAATTTGAATATATTGACATGGAAAGAGAAGTATTTAAGGTTCTTTATTTTAATTCTAAAAACATATTAATTAAAGATGAAAATATTTTTTTAGGAACTGTTGATAGAAGTGTAGTCCATGTTAGGGAAATATTAAAAAATATATTGAAATATAATGCAAAATCAATTATAGTAGTGCATAATCATCCTAGTGGAGTTGTAAATCCATCTCTTGATGATTTTGAGTTAACCAAGAAGTTATTAGATATTTTAAATTTTGTTGATGTAAGATTATCAGATCATATTATTATTTCTAATAAGGGATACTATAGTTTTTTAGAAAATAATAAGATTTAG
- a CDS encoding formate--tetrahydrofolate ligase — protein sequence MTDIEIAQSSKLLPIEEIAKKIGVEKDIEFYGKYKAKLNLDILDRLESKANGKLILVTAITPTPYGEGKTTVSVGLTQGFNKLGYSSIAALREPSLGPVFGLKGGATGGGYSQVLPMEDINLHFTGDFHAITSANNLIAAMLDNHLNRGNALEIDLNNIYFKRVLDMNDRALRSITVGQGSKINGPVHDASFKITVASEIMAILCLAENLHDLKEKIGNIIIAKNIHGDFIYVRDLNAHGAASVLLKEAIKPNLVQTTENTPVLIHGGPFANIAHGCNSVLATKLALKLSDYTITEAGFAADLGAEKFFDIKCRKASITPDMVVIVATVRALKHHGNGNLEYGLENLDKHIENIKKFNLPVIVAINKFADDTQEDLNTIKDFTITKGVLAVPVEIHAKGGEGAKDLVKEIVEVLDYVEEIPSESVNSVFEYLYTLDKSIEEKIETICKEIYGAKDIEYSELAMEKIKLFTEKGFSNLPICMSKTPASISDDPKLLGKPENFTFKVTDINISAGAGFLVVMAGDIMDMPGLPKVPAAEHIDIDEKGNIIGLS from the coding sequence ATGACAGATATAGAAATCGCACAAAGTTCAAAATTACTTCCTATAGAGGAAATTGCAAAAAAAATAGGTGTTGAAAAAGACATAGAATTTTATGGTAAGTACAAAGCTAAATTAAATCTAGATATCTTAGATAGACTAGAATCAAAAGCTAATGGTAAATTAATTTTAGTAACAGCTATTACTCCTACTCCATATGGAGAAGGTAAAACTACTGTTTCAGTTGGTTTAACTCAAGGTTTTAATAAACTTGGTTATTCATCTATTGCAGCTTTAAGAGAACCATCTCTAGGACCAGTATTTGGACTTAAAGGTGGAGCTACTGGTGGAGGTTATTCACAAGTATTACCAATGGAAGATATTAATCTTCATTTTACTGGTGATTTTCATGCCATAACTTCTGCAAATAACTTAATTGCAGCTATGTTAGATAATCACTTAAATAGAGGTAATGCTCTAGAAATAGATTTAAATAACATTTACTTTAAAAGAGTACTTGATATGAATGATAGAGCACTTAGAAGTATAACTGTAGGGCAAGGAAGTAAAATTAATGGTCCAGTTCATGATGCTTCATTTAAAATTACTGTTGCTAGTGAAATTATGGCTATATTATGTCTTGCAGAAAATTTACATGATTTAAAAGAAAAAATTGGTAACATTATTATTGCTAAAAATATACATGGTGATTTTATATATGTTAGAGATTTAAATGCACATGGTGCAGCTTCTGTCTTATTAAAAGAAGCTATCAAACCTAATCTTGTTCAAACTACAGAAAATACACCAGTTTTAATACATGGAGGACCATTTGCAAATATAGCTCATGGATGTAACTCAGTACTTGCTACAAAACTTGCACTTAAACTTTCAGATTATACTATAACTGAAGCAGGATTTGCAGCTGATTTAGGTGCTGAAAAATTCTTTGATATTAAATGTAGAAAAGCATCTATCACACCTGATATGGTAGTTATAGTTGCAACTGTAAGAGCACTTAAACATCACGGTAATGGAAACTTAGAATATGGACTTGAAAATCTTGATAAACATATAGAAAATATCAAAAAATTTAATTTACCTGTAATCGTAGCAATTAATAAATTTGCTGATGATACTCAAGAAGATTTAAATACTATAAAAGATTTTACTATAACTAAAGGTGTATTAGCAGTACCTGTTGAAATTCATGCAAAAGGTGGAGAAGGTGCTAAAGATTTAGTTAAAGAAATAGTTGAAGTATTAGACTACGTTGAAGAAATTCCTTCAGAAAGCGTTAATTCAGTTTTTGAATATTTATATACTCTAGATAAATCTATAGAAGAAAAAATAGAAACTATATGTAAAGAAATTTACGGTGCTAAAGATATAGAATATTCTGAATTAGCAATGGAGAAAATAAAATTATTCACTGAAAAAGGATTTTCAAATTTACCAATTTGTATGTCTAAAACTCCAGCATCAATTTCAGATGATCCTAAATTATTAGGAAAACCTGAAAACTTTACTTTCAAAGTAACTGATATTAATATATCTGCAGGTGCAGGTTTCTTAGTAGTAATGGCAGGAGATATAATGGATATGCCTGGATTACCTAAGGTTCCAGCAGCAGAACACATAGACATAGATGAAAAAGGAAATATAATAGGATTATCATAA
- a CDS encoding PTS transporter subunit EIIC → MKNNFFSVLQKIGRAFMLPIAVLPMAGILLGVGGSFTNPVLINTYNLTFLAPGTPINYLMQLFFNVGLFVFANLPLLFAVGVAIGMANKNKETAALSAVLGFLLFHTIINTILTFKGITPDKVTYDALLASGLTESAARGTAALYARELGIFTLQTGVFGGIVTGITSALITNKFSDKTLPDYLAFFSGNRLVPVMTILIFIPIAAIIPFIWPSIFLLIVKAGELFAATGAIGTFFYGTTMRLLNVFGLHHAIYPLFWYTQLGGYEEVAGTMIAGGQNIFFAQLADPSIKHFSAAATKTMTGGFLPMMFGLPAAALAMYHTAKKENKGVIKGILLSAALTSFLTGITEPIEFTFLFVAPILYVIHAVLEGLAYMLMYVLNVAVGITFSRGIIDFTFFGLLQGPAKTSYQWILILGPVYAVVYYFIFKYLILKFNFATPGREGGENKLYTRSDYNASKEEKSIIDEIVQNLGGVENIENIDACITRLRVTVKDPEIVSNDETWKALQAKGVIRSGNGVQLIYGTQADIYKNKIRDKYKI, encoded by the coding sequence ATGAAAAATAACTTTTTTTCAGTTTTACAAAAAATCGGTAGAGCATTTATGCTACCTATAGCTGTACTTCCTATGGCAGGGATATTATTAGGAGTTGGAGGATCATTTACTAACCCAGTGTTAATTAACACATATAATTTAACTTTCCTTGCTCCAGGTACACCTATAAATTATTTAATGCAATTATTCTTTAATGTAGGATTATTTGTATTTGCAAACTTACCACTACTTTTCGCAGTAGGAGTTGCAATAGGTATGGCAAATAAAAACAAAGAAACTGCTGCACTTTCAGCTGTTTTAGGTTTCTTATTATTCCATACTATTATCAATACAATATTAACATTTAAAGGTATTACTCCTGATAAAGTTACTTATGACGCTTTACTTGCTAGTGGTTTAACAGAATCAGCAGCAAGAGGTACTGCCGCTTTATATGCAAGAGAATTAGGAATATTTACTCTACAAACAGGAGTATTTGGCGGTATAGTAACAGGTATTACTTCTGCATTAATTACTAATAAGTTTTCTGATAAAACTTTACCTGATTATTTAGCTTTCTTTAGTGGTAATAGATTAGTTCCAGTTATGACTATATTAATTTTCATACCTATAGCGGCTATAATTCCATTTATTTGGCCATCTATTTTCTTACTAATAGTTAAAGCTGGAGAATTATTTGCAGCTACAGGTGCAATAGGTACATTCTTCTATGGAACTACAATGAGATTACTAAATGTATTTGGATTACATCACGCTATTTATCCTTTATTCTGGTATACACAATTAGGTGGATACGAAGAAGTTGCTGGAACTATGATAGCTGGTGGACAAAATATTTTCTTTGCTCAACTTGCAGATCCAAGTATAAAACACTTCAGTGCAGCTGCTACTAAAACAATGACAGGTGGATTCCTACCTATGATGTTTGGTTTACCTGCTGCAGCATTAGCTATGTATCATACTGCTAAAAAAGAAAATAAAGGAGTAATTAAAGGTATATTATTATCTGCTGCACTAACTTCATTCTTAACAGGTATTACTGAGCCTATAGAATTTACATTCTTATTCGTTGCTCCTATACTTTATGTAATACATGCTGTTCTTGAAGGTCTAGCATATATGTTGATGTATGTATTAAACGTTGCTGTAGGTATTACATTCTCTCGTGGAATTATAGACTTTACATTCTTCGGTTTATTACAAGGTCCAGCTAAAACATCTTATCAATGGATATTAATATTAGGTCCTGTTTATGCAGTAGTATATTATTTCATATTTAAATACTTAATACTTAAATTCAACTTTGCTACACCAGGTAGAGAAGGTGGAGAAAATAAACTATATACAAGATCTGACTATAACGCTTCAAAAGAAGAAAAAAGTATTATAGATGAAATAGTACAAAACTTAGGTGGAGTAGAAAATATAGAAAACATAGATGCTTGTATTACTAGATTAAGAGTAACTGTTAAAGATCCAGAAATCGTAAGTAATGATGAAACATGGAAAGCATTACAAGCAAAAGGTGTAATAAGATCAGGAAATGGTGTACAATTGATTTATGGTACTCAAGCTGATATCTATAAAAATAAAATAAGAGACAAATATAAAATATAA
- a CDS encoding ribonuclease H family protein: MFYAYYIEEEKKYGIVKTWNECQALTKGKNARYKKFENKNDATSWLESGALYTPKSKETSQLHKDATYFDSGTGRTGTVEVKVCDVYGDSLLPFIMPKDKINRYGNYFLSENRTNNFGELTALFIALKYSIKYNIKKICGDSKLIIDFWSIGRYNEEKIDKDTIDLIEKVVKLRKEFEKIGGEILHVSGDINPADLGFHK; this comes from the coding sequence ATGTTTTATGCATACTATATAGAAGAAGAAAAAAAATATGGAATAGTCAAAACATGGAATGAATGTCAAGCTCTTACTAAAGGTAAAAATGCAAGATACAAAAAATTTGAAAATAAAAATGATGCAACCAGTTGGCTAGAATCAGGTGCATTATATACTCCAAAATCTAAAGAAACTTCACAATTACATAAAGATGCAACATACTTTGATTCTGGTACAGGAAGAACTGGAACAGTAGAGGTTAAAGTATGTGATGTTTACGGTGATTCACTTCTACCCTTCATTATGCCTAAAGATAAAATTAATAGATATGGCAACTATTTCTTAAGTGAAAATAGAACAAATAATTTCGGTGAATTAACTGCTTTATTTATTGCACTTAAATATTCAATTAAATATAATATAAAAAAAATATGTGGAGATTCAAAATTAATTATAGATTTTTGGTCTATAGGTAGATATAACGAAGAAAAAATAGACAAAGATACTATTGATTTAATAGAAAAGGTAGTTAAACTAAGAAAAGAATTTGAAAAAATAGGCGGAGAAATTCTACATGTCTCTGGTGATATAAATCCAGCAGATCTTGGATTTCATAAATAA
- the rho gene encoding transcription termination factor Rho — protein MENITLDELGNYSLTNLRKLAKEHKIEGYSTIPKMELLNRLCYSLATEQGLIYSYGELDIINDVYGFLRNTPQNIDVYVSNSQIKKFGLRQGDVIVGEVRKPLNDEKNFGLLKLIYVNGEKGELSRQRPMFDDLIPSYPIERLELGEGSISSRIIDLIAPIGKGQRGLIVAPPKAGKTTILSDLANDILKYNKDVQVWIILIDERPEEVTDIKENVKNAEIFAATFDENTSVHLSVTEKVLEAAKREIEKGNNIVILMDSLTRLARSYNIEMPSSGKLLSGGIDPKSLYMPKKFLGAARKIRGGGSLTILATALIETGSRMDEVIFEEFKGTGNMELVLDRALQQLRLFPAVDILKSGTRKEELLYSKREFEAILKLRKFILKLNEAEALKFLMDLIKRYSSNRDLLENIDYELKL, from the coding sequence ATGGAAAACATTACTTTAGATGAATTAGGAAACTATAGCCTAACAAATTTAAGAAAACTTGCTAAAGAACATAAAATTGAAGGTTATTCTACTATACCAAAAATGGAATTACTTAACAGATTATGCTACAGTCTTGCCACTGAACAAGGACTAATTTACTCATATGGAGAACTAGATATAATAAATGATGTATATGGTTTTTTAAGAAATACACCACAAAATATTGATGTATATGTTTCAAATTCTCAAATAAAAAAATTTGGATTAAGACAAGGTGATGTAATAGTAGGTGAAGTTAGAAAACCTCTAAATGATGAAAAAAACTTTGGATTATTAAAGTTAATTTATGTAAATGGTGAAAAAGGAGAACTTAGTCGTCAAAGACCTATGTTTGATGATTTAATTCCATCATATCCTATAGAAAGATTAGAACTAGGGGAAGGTAGTATTTCATCAAGAATTATTGATTTAATAGCTCCTATAGGGAAAGGACAAAGAGGCCTAATAGTTGCTCCTCCAAAAGCTGGAAAAACTACTATACTGTCTGATTTAGCAAATGATATTTTAAAGTATAATAAAGATGTTCAGGTTTGGATCATTTTAATAGATGAAAGACCAGAAGAAGTTACAGATATAAAAGAAAATGTAAAAAATGCAGAAATTTTTGCTGCAACATTTGATGAAAATACGTCAGTACATTTAAGTGTAACTGAAAAGGTTTTAGAAGCTGCCAAAAGAGAAATTGAAAAAGGAAATAACATAGTAATATTAATGGATAGTTTAACAAGACTTGCAAGATCATATAATATTGAAATGCCATCTAGTGGTAAACTTTTATCAGGTGGTATAGACCCTAAATCTTTATACATGCCTAAGAAATTCTTAGGAGCTGCGAGAAAAATTAGAGGTGGAGGAAGTCTTACTATACTTGCAACTGCATTAATAGAAACTGGTAGTCGTATGGATGAAGTAATATTTGAAGAATTTAAGGGTACTGGAAATATGGAATTAGTTTTAGATAGAGCATTACAACAATTAAGATTATTCCCAGCAGTAGATATATTAAAAAGTGGAACAAGAAAAGAAGAATTACTTTATTCTAAAAGAGAATTTGAGGCAATACTTAAATTAAG